The following are encoded together in the Trachemys scripta elegans isolate TJP31775 chromosome 7, CAS_Tse_1.0, whole genome shotgun sequence genome:
- the HHEX gene encoding hematopoietically-expressed homeobox protein HHEX encodes MQYQHPASAPAAAAMGVSVPLYAPTPLLQPVHPTPFYIEDILGRGAGAPPAPHPLPSPAPPTLPSPNSSFTSLVSTYRTPIYEPTPIHPAFSHHPALAATYGGSTYAGPLYPFPRTVNDYTHALIRHDPLGKPLLWSPFIQRPLHKRKGGQVRFSNDQTIELEKKFETQKYLSPPERKRLAKMLQLSERQVKTWFQNRRAKWRRLKQENPQGSKKEETESVDSHCDKKQESCLTPEQKNKEVSLDGSQYTPSPVSQEDLESEISDDSDQEVDIEGDKGYYNSTH; translated from the exons ATGCAGTACCAGCACCCGGCCTCTGCCCCGGCCGCCGCGGCCATGGGTGTGAGCGTGCCGCTCTACGCGCCCACCCCGCTGCTGCAGCCCGTGCATCCCACGCCCTTCTACATCGAGGACATCCTGGGCAGAGGGGCCGGCGCGCCCCCCgcgccgcaccccctgccctcgcCGGCGCCGCCGACTCTGCCGTCTCCCAACTCCTCTTTCACCAGCCTGGTGTCCACCTACAGGACCCCCATCTACGAGCCGACCCCGATCCACCCGGCCTTCTCCCACCATCCTGCCCTGGCTGCTACCTACGGCGGCAGCACCTACGCTGGCCCCCTGTACCCTTTCCCCCGGACCGTGAACGACTACACGCACGCTCTGATCCGGCACGACCCCCTGG GGAAGCCCTTGCTCTGGAGTCCCTTCATCCAGCGGCCGCTGCACAAGAGGAAAGGGGGCCAAGTTCGCTTCTCCAATGACCAGACCATCGAGCTGGAGAAGAAGTTTGAGACCCAAAAGTATCTCTCGCCGCCGGAAAGAAAGCGACTGGCCAAGATGCTGCAGCTCAGCGAGAGGCAG gtCAAAACTTGGTTTCAGAATCGCAGAGCTAAATGGAGGCGCCTAAAGCAG GAGAACCCTCAAGGCAGCAAAAAAGAAGAAACTGAAAGTGTGGATAGCCACTGTGATAAAAAGCAAGAGAGCTGTCTGACCCCTGAGCAGAAGAATAAAGAAGTCTCTCTGGATGGGTCTCAGTACACCCCCTCACCAGTCTCTCAGGAGGACCTTGAGTCAGAAATCTCAGATGATTCAGATCAAGAAGTGGACATTGAAGGTGATAAAGGCTATTATAATTCTACCCACTAA